A section of the Ciceribacter thiooxidans genome encodes:
- the purH gene encoding bifunctional phosphoribosylaminoimidazolecarboxamide formyltransferase/IMP cyclohydrolase produces MAVVSKKIPAPDRVKIQSALLSVSDKTGIVDLARALNAMGVRLLSTGGTHKAIAGAGLPVTDVSDVTEFPEIMDGRVKTLHPRVHGGLLAIRDDVEHQQAMQEHGIDAIDLAVINLYPFEEVRAAGGDYPTTVENIDIGGPAMIRASAKNHAYVTIVTDPADYEPLLAALTSDDCQTTYALRQQFAAKAFARTAAYDTMISNWFADALSIDVPVYRTIGGVLKEKMRYGENPHQSAAFYVTGDDRPGVANATLLQGKQLSYNNINDTDAAFELVAEFAPENGPACAIIKHANPCGVATGPTLVDAYKRALACDSVSAFGGIIALNQTLDAATAEEIVKLFTEVIIAPDVTEEAKAIIARKANLRLLTTGCLPDPRAAGITAKTVSGGLLVQSRDNVVVEDLDLRVVTKRAPTPTELEDMKFAFKIAKHVKSNAVIYAKDGQTAGIGAGQMSRVDSARIAAMKAQDAATALGLAQPLTRGSAVASEAFYPFADGLLAAIAAGATAVIQPGGSMRDEEVIAAADEHDVAMVFTGIRHFRH; encoded by the coding sequence ATGGCCGTCGTTTCCAAGAAAATACCCGCTCCCGACCGGGTCAAAATCCAATCTGCCCTTCTCTCGGTCTCAGACAAGACCGGCATCGTCGATCTGGCCCGAGCGCTGAACGCGATGGGTGTACGACTTCTGTCAACCGGCGGTACTCACAAGGCGATTGCGGGTGCCGGCCTGCCGGTGACCGACGTCTCCGACGTCACCGAATTTCCGGAAATCATGGACGGACGAGTGAAGACGCTTCATCCGCGTGTCCATGGCGGTCTTCTCGCGATCCGCGACGACGTCGAGCACCAGCAGGCGATGCAGGAGCACGGTATTGATGCCATCGATCTCGCCGTCATCAATCTCTATCCGTTCGAGGAGGTTCGAGCCGCTGGAGGGGATTATCCGACGACCGTCGAGAACATCGATATCGGCGGCCCGGCGATGATCCGCGCGTCCGCGAAGAACCACGCTTATGTAACAATCGTAACCGATCCTGCGGATTACGAGCCTCTGCTTGCGGCGCTCACGTCCGACGATTGCCAGACAACCTATGCCCTTCGCCAGCAGTTCGCAGCGAAGGCATTCGCGCGGACGGCCGCCTACGATACGATGATCTCCAACTGGTTTGCCGATGCTCTTTCGATCGATGTTCCGGTGTATCGCACGATCGGCGGCGTTCTGAAGGAGAAGATGCGCTACGGCGAAAATCCGCATCAAAGTGCGGCATTCTACGTCACCGGTGACGATCGCCCGGGCGTCGCGAATGCTACCCTGCTACAGGGCAAGCAGCTCTCCTATAACAACATCAACGACACCGACGCGGCATTCGAGCTGGTGGCTGAGTTTGCGCCCGAAAACGGGCCGGCCTGCGCAATCATCAAGCACGCCAATCCCTGCGGCGTCGCAACCGGGCCGACGCTCGTCGATGCCTACAAGCGCGCCCTCGCCTGCGATTCCGTTTCTGCCTTCGGCGGCATCATCGCACTCAACCAGACACTCGACGCCGCGACCGCTGAAGAGATCGTCAAGCTCTTCACCGAGGTGATCATTGCGCCCGATGTCACTGAAGAAGCCAAGGCAATCATCGCCCGGAAAGCAAACCTTCGCCTCCTGACGACGGGTTGCCTCCCCGATCCGCGAGCGGCTGGCATCACGGCGAAGACCGTTTCCGGCGGGTTGCTGGTCCAGTCTCGCGACAATGTCGTCGTCGAAGATCTAGACCTTCGTGTCGTCACCAAGCGCGCGCCGACGCCGACCGAACTCGAGGACATGAAATTCGCGTTCAAGATCGCCAAGCACGTGAAGTCGAACGCGGTGATCTACGCCAAAGATGGGCAGACAGCGGGTATCGGCGCAGGCCAGATGAGTCGTGTCGATTCTGCGCGCATCGCCGCAATGAAGGCGCAAGACGCCGCCACGGCACTGGGCCTCGCACAGCCTTTGACGAGGGGTTCGGCGGTTGCCTCGGAAGCCTTCTATCCCTTTGCCGATGGTTTGCTCGCTGCCATCGCCGCAGGTGCGACGGCTGTTATCCAGCCGGGCGGCTCGATGCGCGATGAGGAAGTGATCGCGGCGGCTGACGAACATGACGTAGCGATGGTATTCACCGGCATTCGGCACTTCCGCCACTGA